From the Malus domestica chromosome 17, GDT2T_hap1 genome, one window contains:
- the LOC103404223 gene encoding transcription factor GTE8 produces the protein MAKKNKNPGRGGYYGGAFEQAGECSGSSGRIDAEVTGSEDSSAPTRKSISLNSSNRDSFRVPIQILPLSNMLSSERKDLIHRLRMELEQIRILQKKVEMHKTNGVAVSSSSDIISNGQNGPHVDSFRKSSTLTSVSGKKLNLGAPKAQTRNPEPSGRFDSTTASAILMKQCEALLKRLMAHQSSWLFKEPVDVVKLNIPDYFTVIKHPMDLGTIKSKIASGSYSSPLEFAADVRMTFTNAMTYNPPQNKVYAMADTLSKFFEVRWKTIEKKLPKADSQPPPTKSGPREGMETSKPLPPSKKRTITSVHNEVKSEPPKRVMTTEEKLNLSRELESLLGEMPLHIIDFLKEHSSNGKDTGEDEIEIDIDVLSDDTLFTLRRLLNEYLQEKRKNHAKAEPCSMELVNESGLSNSSMQPCKGNDPADEDVDIGGNEPPVSSYPPVEIEMDTGHKSSKAINSSSSSDSDSSSSSESECDDVKAASLVPETVSSGAHLDVKTTIDNPLEGNQSDSGLDQVEQSSQQKPSPVESDCCQHGDSAPQERPVSPEKQYRAALLKNRFADTILRAREKTLNQGDKGDPEKLRRQREELELQRKKEKARLQAEAKAAEDARRRAEAEAAAEAKRKRELEREAARQALLQMEKTVEINENSRFLKDLEMLRTAPAEQLPSSVDETSPDHSQDGLGGFNFGGSNPLEQLGLYMKDDDEEEDAEPVSVPPGTVNASPSPVNDIEEGEID, from the exons ATGGCCAAGAAGAACAAGAACCCGGGAAGGGGAGGGTACTATGGCGGTGCATTTGAGCAGGCTGGTGAATGCTCGGGTAGCTCAGGGAGAATCGACGCAGAAGTTACTGGCTCGGAGGATTCAAGTGCTCCTACGAGGAAAAGTATTAGTTTGAATTCTAGTAACCGCGACAGTTTTCGTGTGCCCATACAAATTCTTCCCTTGTCAAACATGTTGTCATCAGAGAGGAAGGATTTGATACATAGGTTGAGAATGGAACTTGAACAGATACGAATACTTCAGAAAAAAGTTGAAATGCATAAAACCAATGGTGTTGCAGTGTCCTCTTCTAGTGATATCATCAGCAATGGCCAGAATGGGCCGCATGTCGATAGTTTTAGAAAGTCGTCGACATTGACTTCTGTGTCGGGGAAAAAACTGAATCTTGGGGCTCCAAAAGCACAGACACGGAATCCGGAACCTTCTGGGAGGTTTGACTCTACCACTGCTAGTGCGATTCTTATGAAACAATGCGAGGCACTATTGAAACGGTTGATGGCCCATCAATCCAGTTGGCTTTTCAAGGAACCTGTTGATGTGGTGAAGTTGAACATTCCAGATTATTTCACTGTTATCAAACATCCAATGGACTTGGGTACAATAAAGAGCAAGATAGCTTCGGGATCTTATTCATCCCCGTTGGAGTTTGCTGCTGATGTAAGGATGACCTTCACCAATGCTATGACCTACAATCCACCACAAAATAAGGTCTATGCCATGGCTGATACTCTTAGTAAATTTTTTGAAGTCAGGTGGAAAACCATTGAGAAAAAACTGCCCAAGGCTGATTCCCAACCACCGCCAACTAAATCTGGTCCTCGCGAAGGCATGGAAACTTCTAAACCATTGCCCCCCTCAAAAAAGAGGACTATCACGTCAGTGCACAATGAAGTCAAGTCTGAGCCTCCTAAGCGAGTAATGACAACAGAGGAGAAGCTCAATCTGAGCAGAGAACTGGAGTCTTTGCTTGGAGAGATGCCGTTACACATCATTGATTTCTTGAAGGAGCACAGTTCAAATGGAAAGGACACTGGAGAGGATGAGATTGAGATTGATATCGATGTTCTAAGTGATGATACTTTGTTCACCTTACGGAGGCTTTTAAATGAGTATTTGCAAGAGAAACGAAAGAACCATGCAAAGGCTGAACCTTGTTCAATGGAG CTTGTCAATGAATCAGGGTTGAGCAATTCATCCATGCAGCCATGTAAAG GGAATGATCCGGCTGATGAAGATGTTGATATTGGTGGAAATGAGCCTCCTGTCTCAAGCTATCCTCCTGTGGAGATAGAAATGGATACTGGCCATAAAAGTAGTAAAGCCATCAACTCAAGCAGCTCCAGTG ATTCAGATTCTAGCAGTTCTTCTGAGAGTGAATGTGATGATGTGAAGGCTGCAAGTCTG GTACCAGAAACTGTGAGTTCTGGAGCTCATTTAGATGTAAAGACAACAATTGATAATCCCCTCGAAGGAAATC AGTCTGATAGTGGGTTGGATCAAGTTGAACAAAGTTCCCAGCAGAAGCCAAGTCCTGTTGAGTCAGATTGTTGCCAGCATG GAGACAGTGCTCCCCAAGAGAGGCCAGTCTCCCCCGAGAAGCAGTACAGGGCTGCTCTATTGAAGAATCGTTTTGCTGATACCATTTTAAGGGCACGTGAGAAAACACTTAATCAG GGTGATAAAGGAGATCCGGAGAAATTGCGGCGCCAGAGGGAGGAACTTGAACTGCAACGGAAGAAAG AGAAAGCACGGTTACAAGCGGAAGCTAAGGCTGCTGAGGATGCTCGAAGGCGAGCGGAAGCAGAAGCTGCAGCTGAGGCTAAACGGAAGAGGGAGCTTGAGAGAGAAGCAGCAAGGCAGGCATTGCTGCAG ATGGAAAAGACTGTTGAAATCAACGAGAACTCTCGGTTTCTTAAAGATCTGGAGATGCTTAGAACTGCCCCTGCAGAGCAGCTACCGAGCTCTGTAGACGAAACGAGCCCCGATCACTCGCAGGATGGCTTAGGCGGCTTTAACTTTGGAGGGAGTAACCCGTTGGAACAACTTGGCTTGTACATGAAAGACGATGATGAGGAGGAAGACGCCGAGCCTGTTAGTGTTCCTCCAGGTACTGTAAATGCTTCTCCGAGTCCTGTAAATGATATAGAAGAGGGAGAAATTGATTAA
- the LOC103404224 gene encoding TLC domain-containing protein At5g14285, protein METQNPIHSPPSPSLSPSSSLQFPCLPIFFLMFSIVYLIAYFIVFRTWSPKIRPEASSCLISLAHGTPAVVLSTYAILSDPATGFAAPNTLFQNSVLDYSVAYFLTDLLHYLVFFPSDVLFIGHHLATLFVFLTCRYVASHGAFAILSLLILAEVTSLCQNVWTLANARRSDLKFAAKLYDLLSPPFYILYSIVRGFVGPYFVYRMGAFYISGAADGLIPRWVWGSWIVVVMAAISVSILWISNLWVELFRARSGELEKKAR, encoded by the coding sequence AtggaaacccaaaacccaatccacTCCCCGCCGTCGCCGTCGCTGTCGCCGTCGTCATCTCTCCAATTCCCATGCCTCCCCATCTTCTTCCTCATGTTCTCCATCGTCTACCTCATTGCCTACTTCATCGTCTTCCGAACTTGGAGCCCTAAGATCCGACCCGAAGCCTCCAGCTGCCTAATCTCCCTCGCCCACGGCACCCCCGCCGTCGTTCTCTCCACGTACGCCATCCTCTCCGACCCCGCCACCGGATTCGCCGCCCCCAACACCCTTTTCCAGAACTCCGTCCTCGATTACAGCGTCGCCTACTTCCTCACCGATCTCCTCCACTACCTCGTCTTCTTCCCCAGCGACGTCCTCTTCATCGGCCACCACCTCGCCACGCTCTTCGTCTTCCTAACCTGCCGCTACGTCGCCTCCCACGGTGCATTCGCCATTCTCTCCCTCCTGATCCTCGCCGAGGTCACCAGCCTCTGCCAGAACGTCTGGACGCTCGCCAACGCCAGGAGAAGCGACTTGAAGTTTGCAGCTAAGCTGTATGATCTATTGTCTCCTCCTTTTTACATTCTGTATTCGATTGTTCGTGGCTTTGTGGGTCCGTATTTCGTGTACCGAATGGGGGCCTTTTACATCAGCGGCGCCGCCGACGGATTGATTCCGCGGTGGGTTTGGGGTTCCTGGATTGTGGTAGTGATGGCCGCCATTTCTGTCAGCATTTTGTGGATTTCGAATCTCTGGGTCGAATTGTTTAGAGCCAGGAGTGGCgaattggaaaagaaagctaGATAA